One segment of Physeter macrocephalus isolate SW-GA chromosome 3, ASM283717v5, whole genome shotgun sequence DNA contains the following:
- the NCMAP gene encoding noncompact myelin-associated protein isoform X2, translated as MTTATPLGSTTFFSLNMTTRGEDFLYKSSGAIVAAIVVVVIIIFTMVLILLKMYNRKMRTRRELEPKVPKPASPSALGPNNNSSQHPATVTFSPVDVHVETR; from the exons ATGACCACAGCTACCCCTTTGGGGAGTACCACCTTCTTCTCATTGAACATGACCACCAGAGGAGAAGACTTTCTGTACAAGA GTTCTGGAGCCATCGTTGCTGCCATTGTGGTGGTTGTCATTATCATCTTCACCATGGTTCTGATCTTGCTGAAGATGTACAACAG GAAAATGAGGACAAGACGGGAGCTGGAGCCCAAGGTCCCCAAGCCAGCCTCCCCTTCTGCCCTGGGcccaaacaacaacagcagccAACACCCAGCAACTGTGACCTTCAGCCCTGTTGACGTCCATGTGGAGACTCGGTGA
- the NCMAP gene encoding noncompact myelin-associated protein isoform X1 — protein MIFHLPSQQVEMTTATPLGSTTFFSLNMTTRGEDFLYKSSGAIVAAIVVVVIIIFTMVLILLKMYNRKMRTRRELEPKVPKPASPSALGPNNNSSQHPATVTFSPVDVHVETR, from the exons atgatatttcatcTTCCTTCTCAGCAGGTCGAGATGACCACAGCTACCCCTTTGGGGAGTACCACCTTCTTCTCATTGAACATGACCACCAGAGGAGAAGACTTTCTGTACAAGA GTTCTGGAGCCATCGTTGCTGCCATTGTGGTGGTTGTCATTATCATCTTCACCATGGTTCTGATCTTGCTGAAGATGTACAACAG GAAAATGAGGACAAGACGGGAGCTGGAGCCCAAGGTCCCCAAGCCAGCCTCCCCTTCTGCCCTGGGcccaaacaacaacagcagccAACACCCAGCAACTGTGACCTTCAGCCCTGTTGACGTCCATGTGGAGACTCGGTGA